The following proteins are co-located in the Chryseobacterium daecheongense genome:
- a CDS encoding T9SS type A sorting domain-containing protein has translation MKKIYLIISLIIFAMFQAQIVNIPDANFKAKLLSANTTNGIAYNNNHQKIVIDTNGDSEIQVSEALNVSELFIPGQTGNMIADLTGINQFTNLTALSAFNNALTNLQITGLSNLTLIHVANNNLTNVSFDNLNSLQTLSIANNQLSGFSITNSPNLQSLSCSGNQLVSVDISNFPNLVTLECNNNLITTLILNNNNNLTNIVASHNKLVTIPFGEAPNVANLYIDYNLFTTIDVGQLTQLGNFNFSNNPNLVSFNIKNGKNNYTQGATPYFSNTPSLSYICVDDIELGAINALVNYYNQPNVVLNSYCSFAPGGNSYTIQGSTKYDSNNNGCDINDPIKAFQKFSITNPYNAGNMIANASGNYSIPVQAGNYTITPVLENPTYFNISPTNVTANFPTQTSPLTQNFCMSANGTHNDLEIIIIPVTAAVPGFDTKYKVFFKNKGNTSQSGTLVYNFDDNLMNYLNSTIAPNTQSTGILSWNFTNILPFETKEVTLTFTLNTPTQTPPLNGGDLLHYTAQINGGTDDTPTDNIFTLNQPVVNSFDPNDKTCLEGTSIAQAKVGDYVHYLIRFENTGTANAKNIVVKDEIDLTKFDLSSLIPLNGSHNFVTRINGNVVEFIFENIQLPFDNANNDGYVSFKIKTKSNLVIGDSFSNTAKIYFDYNAPIITNTATTSVQNTLGTSEITNDKDQFSIYPNPVKDIVFIKSKEKIVKAEIYDTAGRILNSISVSNNSVNTSELAKGSYMIRLFTKDQVMVQKFIKN, from the coding sequence ATGAAAAAAATCTACTTAATCATTTCTCTGATTATATTTGCTATGTTTCAGGCACAGATTGTGAATATTCCAGATGCTAATTTTAAAGCCAAACTTCTGTCAGCAAACACAACAAACGGGATCGCATACAACAATAACCACCAAAAAATTGTAATTGATACAAACGGAGATAGTGAAATTCAGGTTTCAGAAGCATTGAATGTATCAGAACTTTTTATTCCCGGTCAAACAGGTAATATGATTGCTGATCTTACAGGTATCAATCAGTTTACCAATCTTACGGCTTTAAGTGCTTTTAATAATGCTTTGACTAATCTTCAAATAACAGGATTATCCAACCTTACACTTATACATGTAGCCAACAACAATCTTACTAACGTTTCTTTTGATAATTTGAACAGTCTGCAGACTTTATCTATCGCTAACAATCAACTTTCTGGTTTCTCAATTACTAACTCCCCCAATCTACAAAGTCTCTCATGTAGTGGAAATCAATTAGTATCGGTAGATATTTCCAATTTCCCAAATCTGGTCACTTTAGAATGTAATAATAATTTAATTACAACATTAATTTTAAATAACAATAATAATTTGACAAACATTGTTGCCTCACATAATAAGCTTGTAACCATTCCGTTTGGGGAGGCTCCTAATGTGGCAAATTTATATATTGATTATAATCTTTTTACTACAATTGATGTGGGACAACTTACACAGCTTGGTAATTTTAATTTTTCTAATAATCCCAATCTCGTAAGCTTTAATATTAAGAACGGAAAAAATAACTATACTCAAGGAGCAACTCCATATTTTTCAAACACACCAAGTTTAAGTTATATATGCGTTGATGATATCGAGTTGGGAGCGATAAATGCACTGGTCAATTATTACAATCAGCCTAATGTTGTATTAAACTCATATTGTTCTTTTGCTCCCGGAGGAAATTCTTATACCATACAGGGAAGCACGAAATATGATTCCAATAATAATGGTTGTGACATCAATGATCCTATAAAAGCGTTTCAAAAATTCTCAATAACAAATCCTTATAATGCCGGTAATATGATAGCAAATGCTTCAGGAAATTATTCAATTCCAGTTCAAGCCGGCAATTATACCATTACACCTGTATTAGAAAACCCTACTTATTTTAATATTTCACCAACAAATGTAACTGCAAATTTTCCTACACAAACAAGTCCCCTTACTCAAAATTTTTGCATGTCCGCCAATGGAACACATAACGATCTAGAAATTATCATTATTCCTGTGACTGCTGCTGTACCAGGTTTTGATACAAAATATAAAGTTTTTTTCAAAAATAAAGGTAACACATCACAATCGGGAACTTTAGTTTATAATTTTGATGACAATCTGATGAATTATCTAAACTCCACGATTGCTCCAAACACTCAGTCAACTGGAATATTATCCTGGAATTTTACCAATATTTTACCCTTCGAGACTAAAGAAGTTACATTAACCTTTACATTAAACACACCAACACAAACACCACCCTTAAATGGCGGAGATCTATTGCACTACACAGCACAGATTAATGGAGGTACAGATGATACACCAACAGATAATATATTTACTTTAAATCAACCTGTAGTTAATTCTTTTGATCCCAATGACAAAACATGCCTTGAAGGAACCTCAATTGCACAAGCAAAAGTTGGAGATTACGTTCATTACCTAATCAGATTTGAAAATACAGGGACAGCCAATGCGAAAAATATTGTGGTAAAAGACGAAATTGATCTTACGAAATTCGATTTATCCAGTTTGATTCCTCTTAATGGAAGCCATAATTTTGTAACGAGAATCAATGGAAATGTAGTCGAATTTATTTTTGAAAACATTCAGCTTCCTTTTGATAATGCGAATAATGACGGATATGTTTCATTTAAAATCAAAACAAAATCTAATTTGGTTATCGGAGATAGTTTCAGTAATACAGCCAAGATCTATTTTGATTATAATGCGCCTATCATTACGAATACTGCTACAACTTCTGTTCAGAATACCTTAGGAACATCCGAAATTACTAATGATAAAGACCAGTTCAGTATCTATCCGAATCCGGTAAAAGATATTGTATTCATAAAGTCAAAAGAGAAGATTGTAAAGGCAGAAATCTATGATACAGCTGGAAGGATTTTAAATTCAATAAGCGTAAGCAATAATTCTGTCAACACCTCTGAACTTGCTAAAGGAAGCTATATGATCAGATTGTTTACAAAAGATCAGGTTATGGTACAGAAATTCATAAAAAATTAA
- the ligA gene encoding NAD-dependent DNA ligase LigA: MSENIQQKIEQLRKELHQHNENYYLLDEPTISDFEFDQLLKELQDLEAKHPEFYDANSPSVRVGGGITKVFPTIQHQFRMYSLDNSYDFDDLEDWEKRIIKTITGPVEFVAELKYDGASISILYENGKLIQGVTRGDGFQGDEITANVRTISDIPLTLKGDFPYRFFMRGEIYLTRKNFDKINKLREEEGLDPFMNPRNTASGSLKMQDSGEVRKRGLSSVLYQFISEEIPAETHWELLQKAQTWGFKTSQQAKLCKTLDEVKDFITFWDTERHNLPFEIDGIVLKVNSLQQQRQLGYTAKSPRWAMAYKFKAEKVETELQSVSYQVGRTGAITPVANLKPVLLAGTTVKRASLHNEDIIKKLDLHEHDFVYVEKGGEIIPKIVGVNKDKRTEKSREIEYIKHCPECGTELIKVEDQAIHFCPNELHCPPQVVGRMIHYVSRKALNIENLGSETIEQLYREKLIENPADFYTLTKEQLLPLERMAEKSAQNIISGIEKSKEIPFEKVLYGIGIKHVGETVAKKLVKNFPTIDDLKNATAEELCQVEDIGGKIAYSIEAFFNNPENILMIERLKTYGVQLEKGESTNEVLSHVLDGKTFLFTGKLSLFTRESAEDMVEKHGGKNISAVSKNLNYLVVGEKAGSKLKKAQDIGTIEILDEQQFLDLIENQ, translated from the coding sequence ATGTCCGAAAACATTCAACAAAAGATAGAACAGCTTCGTAAAGAACTTCATCAGCATAATGAAAATTATTATTTACTGGATGAACCTACCATTTCAGATTTTGAATTTGACCAATTATTAAAGGAACTTCAGGATCTCGAAGCAAAGCACCCGGAATTTTATGATGCCAACTCTCCCAGTGTACGTGTTGGAGGTGGGATCACTAAAGTCTTTCCTACTATTCAGCATCAGTTCAGAATGTATTCCCTGGATAATTCCTATGATTTTGATGATCTTGAAGACTGGGAAAAGCGAATTATTAAAACGATTACCGGCCCCGTGGAATTTGTTGCAGAATTAAAATATGATGGTGCTTCTATTTCTATTTTGTATGAAAATGGTAAACTGATACAGGGAGTTACTCGTGGAGACGGTTTCCAGGGAGATGAGATCACTGCTAACGTACGTACTATTTCAGATATTCCTTTGACATTGAAAGGAGATTTTCCGTATCGTTTTTTCATGCGTGGGGAAATATATCTGACGAGAAAAAATTTCGATAAAATCAATAAACTAAGAGAGGAAGAAGGATTAGATCCTTTTATGAATCCACGAAATACGGCAAGCGGAAGTTTGAAAATGCAGGATAGTGGTGAGGTAAGAAAACGCGGGCTTTCTTCTGTATTGTATCAGTTTATTTCCGAGGAAATTCCGGCAGAAACGCATTGGGAATTGCTTCAAAAAGCTCAGACCTGGGGTTTCAAAACTTCCCAACAGGCAAAACTTTGTAAAACTTTAGATGAAGTAAAAGATTTCATTACTTTCTGGGATACAGAACGACATAATCTTCCTTTTGAAATTGATGGAATTGTACTAAAAGTAAATTCTTTACAACAGCAGAGACAACTTGGATATACTGCAAAATCACCTCGCTGGGCAATGGCCTATAAATTTAAAGCTGAAAAAGTAGAAACGGAATTACAAAGTGTATCCTATCAGGTCGGAAGAACAGGAGCCATTACTCCGGTAGCTAATCTGAAACCTGTTCTATTGGCAGGAACCACTGTTAAGAGGGCATCTCTTCATAATGAAGATATCATTAAAAAGCTGGATCTGCATGAACACGATTTTGTTTATGTAGAAAAAGGAGGTGAAATTATACCCAAAATTGTGGGTGTCAACAAAGACAAAAGAACAGAAAAAAGCAGGGAAATCGAATACATTAAACATTGTCCTGAATGCGGAACCGAACTTATAAAAGTGGAAGATCAGGCGATTCATTTCTGTCCGAATGAACTCCACTGCCCTCCGCAGGTAGTAGGAAGAATGATTCATTATGTTTCAAGAAAGGCTTTAAACATAGAAAATTTAGGGAGCGAAACCATTGAACAACTCTACCGGGAAAAATTAATTGAAAATCCGGCAGACTTTTACACTTTAACCAAAGAACAATTACTTCCGCTGGAAAGAATGGCTGAAAAGTCGGCACAAAATATTATCTCAGGAATTGAAAAATCTAAGGAAATTCCTTTTGAGAAAGTATTGTATGGAATCGGTATCAAACATGTAGGAGAAACAGTTGCCAAGAAACTGGTTAAAAACTTCCCTACTATTGATGACCTGAAAAATGCAACTGCCGAAGAATTGTGTCAGGTGGAAGATATAGGAGGTAAAATTGCATATAGTATTGAAGCGTTCTTCAATAATCCGGAAAATATTTTAATGATTGAACGCTTAAAAACCTACGGTGTTCAGCTTGAAAAAGGAGAAAGTACCAACGAAGTTTTATCCCATGTTCTGGATGGAAAAACATTCCTGTTCACCGGAAAACTGTCTCTGTTCACAAGAGAATCTGCAGAGGATATGGTGGAAAAACACGGTGGAAAAAATATTTCTGCGGTTTCTAAAAACCTTAATTATCTTGTTGTGGGCGAAAAAGCCGGCAGTAAATTGAAAAAAGCTCAGGATATCGGGACTATTGAGATCCTTGATGAACAACAATTTTTAGATTTGATAGAAAATCAATAA
- a CDS encoding carboxypeptidase-like regulatory domain-containing protein, with amino-acid sequence MRKVKIVLGLLFLSFGTMAYAQTTQASITGKITGTKAQEKVKVTIVNESTGFRTETETNSKGEYIFKEIPLGGPYTVIVNDEKREGYNVNFGDQVTVDVNLGDHEKVIETVVVTGNLKNKIGNLGAATAISAKNMGILPVNGRNFTNLTELSPLSGKGGNLSGQLGSSTNFTIDGMTAKNPTSAGSTTSRSGAPYSISIEAVREFKITTNQYDVTLGRSGGGTVSAVTKSGTNTFTGSAWEYLRTGWLSSKYDIRGNERVNDFSTSQFGVSLGGPIIKNKLHFFAAWDHQLDSRPLIIADVRTKDDALRFNVTNETLNQVLNIGRAKYGVGNTPQFGSFDKVRNSDAGFLRLDWQINPKNLLTLRNNFTYDFNKNGLADNTAINFFESYGNDKNLDNSLLLTLRSNLKSNLTNELKAQYLYTYQNSYQNNQLGHAVPRAIVERVPSTIDGKDLTTNIQIGGHRFGQESFRNNVFQIVDNLYYNTDKIKYTAGIDLMYTKSKSIYGSEVNGRFQFLGIDNFNNLTPYRFYREVPLMDDPSVKSNIWNVGVYGQIQTKIAKGLDLMAGLRLDYGGYPKAELNQKLYDQMGIRTDNRIKSFVIQPRFQFDWNINEESKDFLKFGAGIFSSDINNYMVINNLVFDGRHLATVDVTGKDVPVPNFTSYRNDYGTVPTLSQYQIPTINYTGKDAKIPIVYKANISYTHFFNERFRAGVAAYAALGRNNYFYYDRNMVANPYFTLNNEGGRGVFVPLNTVNANGTVDWKAGRINNNFGRVLELVSDGKVNQFSFVFDTSYRYYKDGEITASYTWSDIKDNTSYNGNVANSATLSTMVESDPRNLRMTYSDNQFRNKVVLYGNSPTFFGFTVGIRYSGIGGTRFSVTSGGNTNGDFVDTNDLAYIFPNLTQTLIDNPEVGKALKNYISDYNNKIAERNGGKNGFYGVWDIRIAKKIKFEKIGGFELSVDIFNVANLLNKEWGVNKSYGNTALYRITGFDAATQQYQYKLNTSGLEPLSGNPYQIQLGAKYTF; translated from the coding sequence ATGAGAAAAGTAAAGATTGTATTGGGATTATTGTTTTTGAGCTTTGGTACAATGGCTTATGCACAGACCACACAGGCATCCATTACCGGAAAAATCACCGGGACTAAAGCCCAGGAAAAAGTAAAGGTAACCATCGTTAATGAGTCTACAGGTTTTAGAACAGAAACTGAAACCAATTCAAAAGGAGAGTATATTTTTAAAGAAATTCCTCTTGGTGGTCCTTATACGGTTATTGTAAACGATGAAAAAAGAGAGGGCTACAATGTCAATTTTGGAGATCAGGTTACCGTAGATGTTAATCTTGGGGATCATGAAAAGGTAATTGAAACCGTAGTTGTAACGGGAAACCTTAAAAATAAGATCGGAAATCTTGGTGCGGCAACAGCTATTTCTGCTAAAAACATGGGAATATTGCCAGTTAATGGAAGAAACTTTACCAATCTTACAGAATTGTCTCCGTTAAGTGGAAAGGGAGGGAATTTATCAGGACAATTAGGATCTTCAACCAACTTTACCATCGATGGAATGACTGCCAAGAATCCAACTTCTGCAGGATCTACAACCAGCCGAAGTGGCGCACCCTATTCCATTTCAATTGAAGCAGTACGTGAATTTAAAATTACGACCAACCAGTATGATGTTACATTGGGAAGAAGTGGAGGAGGTACGGTGAGTGCTGTAACGAAATCAGGAACCAATACCTTTACGGGAAGTGCCTGGGAATATCTGAGAACAGGATGGTTATCCAGCAAATATGATATCAGGGGAAATGAAAGGGTAAACGACTTTTCAACCTCACAGTTCGGGGTATCTTTAGGAGGTCCGATTATTAAAAATAAGTTGCATTTCTTTGCCGCATGGGATCATCAATTGGATTCCAGGCCTTTGATCATTGCAGATGTAAGAACTAAAGATGATGCTTTAAGGTTTAATGTAACCAATGAAACACTTAATCAGGTTTTAAATATTGGGAGAGCTAAATATGGTGTCGGAAATACTCCGCAATTCGGAAGCTTTGATAAAGTAAGGAATTCTGATGCCGGATTCCTACGTTTAGACTGGCAGATCAACCCTAAAAACTTACTAACCTTAAGAAATAACTTTACTTATGATTTTAATAAAAACGGATTGGCAGATAACACAGCCATCAACTTTTTTGAATCATATGGAAATGATAAAAACCTGGATAATAGCTTATTATTAACCTTAAGATCAAATCTGAAGTCAAATCTTACCAATGAATTAAAAGCACAATATTTATATACTTACCAGAACAGCTACCAGAACAATCAGTTGGGGCATGCTGTTCCCAGGGCAATTGTAGAACGTGTACCGTCTACCATTGATGGAAAGGACCTTACAACCAATATCCAGATCGGCGGACACCGTTTCGGACAGGAAAGCTTTAGAAATAATGTATTCCAGATCGTAGACAATTTATACTATAATACAGATAAGATTAAATATACAGCAGGTATCGACCTGATGTACACGAAATCAAAATCTATTTATGGTAGCGAGGTGAACGGAAGATTTCAATTCTTAGGAATTGATAATTTTAATAACCTTACGCCTTACAGGTTTTACAGAGAGGTTCCTTTAATGGATGATCCTTCTGTAAAATCGAACATTTGGAATGTTGGCGTATATGGTCAGATTCAAACAAAAATTGCTAAAGGACTTGACTTAATGGCTGGTTTAAGGCTGGATTATGGTGGATATCCTAAAGCCGAGCTTAATCAAAAGCTATATGATCAAATGGGAATCAGAACCGATAACCGTATTAAATCATTTGTTATTCAACCCAGATTTCAATTTGACTGGAATATCAATGAAGAAAGCAAAGACTTCTTGAAATTTGGTGCAGGAATCTTCTCTTCGGATATCAACAATTATATGGTGATCAACAACCTTGTATTTGACGGAAGACACTTGGCAACGGTAGATGTGACTGGTAAAGATGTTCCTGTCCCGAACTTCACCAGCTATAGGAATGATTACGGAACTGTTCCTACTTTATCACAATATCAGATTCCTACCATTAATTATACAGGTAAAGATGCTAAAATTCCAATCGTTTATAAGGCGAATATCTCCTATACTCACTTCTTTAATGAAAGATTCAGAGCGGGTGTTGCTGCTTATGCTGCCTTAGGAAGAAACAATTATTTCTATTATGACAGAAACATGGTAGCCAATCCTTATTTTACATTAAATAATGAAGGGGGAAGAGGTGTTTTTGTTCCTCTGAATACAGTAAATGCTAATGGAACTGTTGATTGGAAAGCAGGCAGAATTAATAATAATTTCGGAAGGGTACTTGAACTTGTAAGCGACGGGAAAGTAAATCAGTTTTCGTTTGTATTTGATACAAGTTACCGTTATTACAAAGATGGAGAAATTACAGCAAGCTACACATGGTCTGATATCAAGGATAATACCTCATATAATGGGAATGTTGCCAATTCTGCAACTTTATCCACAATGGTTGAAAGTGACCCGAGAAATCTGAGAATGACCTATTCCGATAATCAGTTCCGTAATAAGGTGGTATTGTATGGGAATTCACCTACCTTTTTTGGATTTACCGTAGGTATACGATATTCAGGGATAGGAGGAACCAGATTCTCAGTGACTTCCGGAGGAAATACGAACGGAGATTTTGTTGATACGAACGATCTGGCATACATATTCCCGAATCTTACACAGACTTTAATTGATAACCCTGAAGTAGGTAAAGCATTGAAAAACTATATCAGCGATTACAATAACAAAATTGCTGAACGTAATGGAGGTAAGAACGGTTTCTATGGAGTATGGGATATCCGTATTGCTAAGAAGATCAAGTTTGAAAAAATTGGTGGATTTGAACTTTCAGTTGATATTTTTAATGTTGCCAATCTTCTTAATAAAGAGTGGGGAGTCAATAAATCCTATGGAAATACAGCATTGTATAGAATTACAGGATTTGATGCAGCAACACAACAATATCAATATAAACTGAATACCAGTGGATTAGAACCTTTATCAGGTAATCCTTACCAGATTCAGTTAGGAGCGAAATATACTTTCTAA
- a CDS encoding glycerophosphodiester phosphodiesterase family protein: MKNFILGLAVLSTVAMKAQTQIIAHRGYWQTQPPTTENSLKSLENAQKLKIYGAEFDVRMTKDGVLVVNHDEHHGKMEISETDFKELEKVKLSNGENFPTLKDYLKQGKKDKSLRLIVEIKPDKTKEKEDELVQKTIKTIKDLKLESQSEFISFSLNICKEIKKAEPKFKVQYLNGELSPEQIKNEGLDGMDYHYSVFDKNPTWISEAKELGLITNSWTVNDIAVYEKLKSQGIGFITTNIPDQLKGK; the protein is encoded by the coding sequence ATGAAAAATTTTATCTTAGGGTTAGCAGTTTTAAGTACAGTTGCAATGAAGGCACAAACCCAGATTATCGCACACAGAGGTTATTGGCAAACACAACCTCCAACCACCGAAAATTCATTAAAATCGTTGGAGAATGCCCAAAAGCTTAAGATTTATGGAGCTGAATTCGATGTGAGAATGACAAAGGATGGAGTCCTGGTCGTTAACCATGATGAGCACCATGGAAAAATGGAAATTTCCGAAACAGACTTCAAAGAGTTAGAAAAAGTGAAGCTTTCAAACGGTGAAAACTTCCCGACCCTTAAAGATTATCTGAAACAGGGAAAGAAAGATAAGTCTCTTAGACTGATTGTTGAAATTAAGCCCGATAAGACAAAAGAAAAAGAAGATGAGCTGGTTCAAAAAACAATCAAAACAATAAAGGACCTGAAACTGGAATCTCAGAGTGAATTTATTTCTTTCAGCCTGAATATTTGTAAAGAAATTAAAAAGGCAGAACCGAAATTTAAAGTTCAATACCTTAATGGAGAATTGTCTCCGGAACAGATTAAAAATGAAGGTCTGGACGGGATGGACTATCATTACAGTGTTTTCGACAAAAATCCGACATGGATTTCCGAAGCTAAAGAATTGGGTTTAATTACCAATTCATGGACTGTGAATGATATTGCGGTTTATGAGAAATTAAAAAGCCAGGGAATCGGTTTTATTACAACAAATATTCCTGATCAGTTAAAAGGTAAATAG